gcagtgtcccccagataggatgaaggagaaatgTAGTATTCTGATATGTCCATAGCAGAGATGCTTCAATCATAATCATCAGCTCCCAAATTGCAACCCATTTATGTAGgtgcaatatttaaatatttacatctTGTTCCTGACGTATTTCAAGATCcatgtaactcaaaataagatAAATCTCAATGTGACATGCTTAACTTGCATCTGCACAGCCATGCACAATAACAACCCTCATCCACCTCTCCAAGTGGGAGATTCCACAAGTGCAAGATGCAAGCAGTTCTAAATAAGACACATGGCAGTGTGTAAATCTTACACCAAGATGCATCTTTACGTGACAAAAACGAATTTACAACTCTGAATGAGGCCCAGGTGTAACACTTGCACAGAATATTAAGAGGACATGGCTAATACAGTATGACGCGGTGCATTTTCTCTTTACTGTTTATAAATTAAATCTAATagtttaaacattttatattgaataGGTTATTGGggacagtaataaaacattattttgttttagttGCTAGGATTTACAAGTGGGGCTTCGCCCTAAATGACATGGCAACACAGGATACAATGCACTTGTGGTGTGTGGGTGGTGGTGGCAGCTTATTGGGAGGTGAACCATTATTTTTAATTGTACTTGCACACGTTACAATCTGAAggcatcatttattatatatttagtgAATTATAGAGAATGTTTTCATATGGAGGAGTCTTTTTTTGATTGGATATATCCGATCGGATTGCATGTAACTGTATTTGGATCTGTTGGAATTGTTTTCTCTTAATAAAATCACATTGCACATCGTGTGCTGTAATTACACGATTCTACACAATCATTCTCATAGTAGATCTGTCCAATCAAAATCTTTGTGGAGTAAGCTTATCATCTTTTAGATGCattgttatttatttcattatgaaAAGTGTGGTAACGTTGGAAGACAAATAATGAAATTGGTGACTAAATAATTTCACCAAAAAAGTAAAGATCATAATGTGTAGGTAGCATAAGAAACCAGCGGAGCAATTCTCTAGGAACCCttgacattactgaggcatgaCCCTTCCCTGGTTGCTAGTGAATTGATTGCTTCTTTTTGGTTCatggcacaaaatggctgcccccactgcatGTAGGCTGCCAGGACACTGAAACCCAAGTCCATACTAATGAAGTACGGAGAAGTACACCTCACATGTTGTTTCTTTAGCATGAAGAAGAGGATTCTGATGACGACAGTGCCCAGAACTCGTCCAGTGAATTCGTATTGACGGAAGAACACGATTTAGTTGCTGATGAGCACCTTGTTTACTGTAGTGACGAGCTAGAAGCCGCATACATCTCCCCTCTGGATGAGAGACGACCGTCGCGACAAACCGCTCTGTCTATGTCCAACCTCCATGAGGCATCAATGTAAGCGTTTCCTCCTCACTGCCAGAGTTATTGCccataattatttatttcatgaagtTTAAAAAAATTGGTGTAAAATTAAAATCGTACTGTGTGCTAGTGCACGTCTATAATGTACAGAGAGAGTAGTTCCCCAGGAAAGTGTAGTCTACACACAGAATTGGGAGACATTTTGAGGGCTTCTCCAATATTGATGAGGACTCTGTGTATCTGTACCTCAAACTTCAGCAATATAAATAGTAATCAGTGATCTCGCTAGCTCCTAGTGCCTTTATAGGCTGAATGCTCATGAATGTAGTCTGTAGGTGCCTTAGCCTGAGGAGATGCTGCACTGTTCACAGTGATGCATGCTGGTCATTCATTAGGACCGTCATGTTTTCTCACGTGGCCACCTATGCGCTGTGTGAGCTGAATTGACTAGTTATACCATGagctaaagcatacttgcctacttttggcaagttgtatccaggagaggggcgtgtctagagggcgggagggggcagggtgtGGCCAAacccatcattttggccctgcccccactacAAATATGCCACtttgtcgtgggggcggggccaaaatgacacgattcactgcaaatcacgTAATTTTAGCCCCACAATTGTGGGATGTGgaagacttgccagctctcccgggagtccgtgaatttcgggagtctcccggacattccgggagagttggcaagtatgagcgaAAGTGGGGAGGGGGCAGTTAATGTCTGCAGTAAGCAGACTTTGTACATTAGCTAATATAACTAATATAATGAGTCACCCAAGATTGGAAAGTTTGGGTGGCACAGAAAAGAGTAAGTGTAAGTTAATAGGACATCCAGTTCTCTATCTGCTGTAGATCTTGTACTCATTGTTTTTCTTGCATGAtgtcagagccataactagaaatTTTTGTACCTGGGGCAAGAAATAAAACTAGCACCCCCTAGCCGTCAACTCTTAACAAAATGAACCTAAATTATTCATTATCCTGCGTCCCTTCAGTTTATGGTGATTAACCCCCTTACACAGCCATAGTGAGGATATGGAAGAGGAAGTTTATATTAATTACTTAGTGCTTTGTCTCCACCTAGCTTGGAAAAGTAGCTACTAATGATGTGCAGCTTTGCTAAATCCAATTATCCCCAAGatccattttttatttcattaactaCTCATATTTTACATACATTATTGTACAAACTCCAATTAGTTTTAATTAGGGGACAAATATTGTAAAATCATTTTTTGCTCAAGCATAATTAAAGACATGCCCTGCTGTGAAGATTGCCATAACCATTTAATGTGGATATGCTCATATCTCAATAATAGTGTGATAGAATAACACTCTGGCAACTAAGAGCACTTGTATTTAAGAAGCTGCTTAGattctatattgatttatttttttcatttaaatcctCACTGGTAAAGCACTTTTATGTTCAAGAAATCAGACGTTTAAAGCAAGTAATAACTAAATTGCCTGCTTTTTAGAACAGCATTGAATGTAATTTGTTTAACGTTCAAGTGACCCCTTTGTAACCTGAAATCATGCACCGTAACAGCATAAacatttgaataaagcatttattaATAGTTTGCTGACAGCTAATGCTGTGGTTAGTTATGTGTGTTCCATAGTCTGCCTTACAGCAGACAAATGAGTGACAGCGGGCACCCAGCCAATAGTTTGTGAGAGGCGGGATAACTGGCATTGTACTGATCAATCCTCATTTCAGTGTGTGCTGCTGTTCAAGCAATATCATGGGGGAAACATAAGTAAACAATTTAATTTCCAATAAAAACACATATTCTTTCTCATTATACTAACACTTAAAATCTGGAagaaaattgtgtattttttaatgGACAAGCACCTTTTAAATAGGAAATGTAAATCCTATTTATTTCCTGCTGATTCCGTTTTATCTGCAGTTGTTCTAGTGAGTGTCTCTGATATCCTCAGCAGTTCAGAGAGATCCACCACATACTCAGATGGTGGTTTACTAAATGGCGGAAAATATTGTAGCTCAGCCATCACCTTAGTGATCACCTAAATGTAAGGCTACTTTGTGAAGACTAGGGTCATGATAAACCGCCCTCATAGCCTTGCCTACCAGTATGTATAGCACTAGGACTTTGCAAATCCGATTAGTCAAGTGTAATTTGTGTACTGTAATGGTACCTGGTGATTGGCATCAGGAATTCTTAGTAAATAAATAACTCCACTAGGAGCAGCTATAGTTTGTATCTGGAGCTCTTCACTAACAGCCTGTGTCTCTACAAGTGCAGCCATGCTCTACCTTAACTCCATTTTTATGGATTTGATCTTTTCAATCGTTCTGTATTTCACAGGCCTGAACTTCTTGACCACCTTCAAGAAACCAGAGCAGACAAAAAGAGATTACGAAAAGCTTTAAGAGAGTTTGAAGAGCACTTTTTACGACAAACCGGAAGGTACGCTGAATTCTGGAATAACAAATGCTGTACTATAATTTAAGTAGTGTCATTCTCCAAGTGATGATGAAGCTTGGTAAAAGGCAGCTCTGCAACACACATGTGGGATCCACGACAAGGCAGAGTACTGCTTTTCCATGGCCATTGTTCTTCAAGCACCTATGTGTGTATATCTTCGTGCATATGTGTCTCTTCTGTAGCTGTCGTCTCTCATTGTGAAAAGCTGTGACCGGCTTATCAACTACCAACTCATGCCAAGGTGATCGATGGAGCTGAAGTCAGGGCTTTGTGCAGGCTATTCAAGTTCTATCACACCACACTCAgaacaccatgggcctgagtcattaaggaaagtaaggcaaaaaaaggagtaaaatgttccccgggacaaaccatgttacaatgcaaggggtgtaaattagtttattattttgcacataaggaaaatactggatgtttttctatctagcacacaaatacttgatttttacactgaaatttaaaggtgatctaggacatgccctaccgcatctataaatctgtcccccacattttaaatttgcctcccctccattggaacatggttttgcccaggtgcaaagttactgctttttatgctttgctctccttaatgactcaggatgGACCTGGACCTCGATTTGTGCacagggcattgtcatgctgaaacaggaatgGGCCTTCCCCAAACACAAAATTGGAAGCACACTATTACTTAGATTGTCATTGTATGtttgcccttcactggaactaaggatCCCAGACCATTATTCCACCTTcatcaaactttacagttggctgTAAGCATTCTAGTAGGAAGTGTTCTCATGGCAACTGCTAAACCCAGATTCATCCATCAGATTTTACATATAGTGGGTACTTCCCATAGTAAGGGTTAATAGCCTGAGGGACAATGAGGAAGAGTTCTATAGAAGCTTTCAAAAACAAGATACTTACACTATTATTTCCTGCTGATTATTATCCAGTTCTGCTAGTTCTGGCAATACAGTGCTTTGATTCATGTgtgtacatacatataacaagaccctctttcaaatctgtgttttcACGCATTAAGACGGATTTAATAATTATCTACTAATCCTCAACTTCTACAATTTAATAAACCTAATTTCATGTGACAAATAACATAACAGATTTTACTTTGACGTTATTTATGTATCTGTTTATCAGATTCTTACATCATAGTTGAAGAATTTTGGTCCCCTTCTCCTTACAACATTACTCATTGTTCATTGATATTGGAGGGTATTCATTTATTCATAGCTTTCTTATGGTCACGCCACAGCATGTCAGTGGGGTTAAGATCTGGACTTGGCCATTACAAATCTGGATTCTATTGTTTTACAGTCATTCAATTGTAGATTTACTGCATCATAATCCAGTTTTGGCCAAACGTCTTTTGTCAATCAGAAGCCTTCCTATTTCCCTCTAAAATACtacttggggtaaatttatcaagctgcaggtatgaaagagtggagatgttgcctatagcaaccaatcggtttctagttataatttatttagtacattctacaaaatgacagctagaatctgattggttgctataggcaacatcttcactttttcaaacccgcagtttgataaatttaacccttgGCATGAATGGTGAACACAATGATTGAAGTGCAGGTCCTGTGTCTGCAATAGAAACTCCAAATCCTCACCTCTCCACTACTGTGTTTCATGGTTGTTACAAGGTTCTAAGTGCAGATTTATTTTCTGGGCACAGTGGTCACGCATCTCTTCATGTGCCAGGCAGACAAGTAAAATGATTTCTGCAAATCAAGATAAAGTTTATTTCTAGATTTTTTGGCAGATGATCTCTCTCTACTTTAAAACATCTTTATTTTGTTTAAGTTATAGTTATACTACATTGTGTAGTAAATTAATTTTCTAGTCTCACTGCCCTTTTTGTCCGTTTTTTTTCCAGGAGTGCACAGAAAGAAGACAAAATACCCATGGCTGAAGAGTACTGTGAATACAAGCAGATAAAAGCTAAGCTTCGGCTGTTGGAGGTCCTTATCAGCAAGCAAGATGTATCTAAAACGATATAGAGCCTGTGGATACACCACCGTGATATTCAAGAAGAATAAAATTTGTTGTATTTCTGCACACACATGTATAACACTGAAATTCTGATGCACTTTACTAGTTATAAACTACCTGGTGGGGATAACTGTAGCAGCAACAATCCCAACCTGTTCTTATACTGAGTATTCAGCCTGCAGTGGAAAGGCCAAAGTTAACTTGATGCTTGAGGCTATccctttctttacaaaaaagaatcctacTGAAGGGCATTTACAGATGTAATTTAATGGATCTGATTTAATCAGGCATTTATTATTGCGTTTGCTTTTTCCTCGTTGACAAATTCACTAGTATATTTAAAGTATAGTTTTTAAATATTCAACTTGATccccaaaatgactttgtattgTCTGCTTCATTGTCAGGAGTGAGTGCCTTTCATATGACGCAGGTGTCCCACATATAGCCGAGATCAGTTAATAGGTATAAAGTAAATGAAATATTTTAGATTACAGAAAATAATCTATTTATACCATGGGCAAGCTGTAAATATTTATTCTTTAGTTACCTATTTTTAATATTGAGATGTGGTTTTTTCCCATTCTTTCAAGTGTTTCAGTGAGAAAACCATATGTGCTCATGGACAACCAAAGGCCAACGATGTAAGCAACGTGACTGCACTTTCTAATATCTGCATTGTATTGTGACCTATGAGCCAAGAGAAAGTGGGGAACACATGTAGCCCCAACATTGTGTTCCTTAGGAAATTAGGGGGCTCAGCGGCTGGTGTTTCATATCTAGTTTAATATATTGTAAAAGCAAAagtatattgcaaaatatttatttttttgaccaTCTTTGTAAAATTAAAGCAGCATTGCATGTGTAAATGTATCTATTAAACCATGTAAGTAAAAACATCCCTTATGCAATATCCAATTAAACACAGAGGTTCTGCGTAGCAAGACAAAACGGGACTAATTTATATGTATCAACGAAAAGGTTCTACTGATTTCATGGAAGCAGCCATGGagcctgttattttttaaaataatactgtTCACCTTGAATGCAGCCTTAAGTCATGTAATACTTTTATATAGAACTAGAAAAAGATTAATCTTCTAGATTTTTATGTACCTACTCCTCCTTTAAAGGTATCTATATTAGAGTGTATCCGACTTCTCTTCTACCCCTGTTTACAGTGGTTTCCTTTGGGAGCTACTTAAACCGCCGGGGTATATTGGACCCACAGACAGAAGTATCATTTTCCTAGTTTTGCAGGGGAATCAAGCAGCCTGTGGCAATAGCTTCCCGCACTAGGTGATTGACAGTCCATTGATGGTTTCCAATTGTATTCTTCAGAATGCAGTATGTATCATATAATGCGTCTTTTAATGGAGTTGGTCTTTAATGAGATGGAGAAACAATTCATAACATATATAGAGATTATCATTTTCCGGGGATATGTTGTTAGTATGGCTTCCATAGATAAGATACGGCTTCCCAAAAACTATTTTTGACTTTgagttgttttatttattgtatttattttttgtgtatagacttacacaaaaaaaaaataaacaaaatgttaatACTTGTACATGGAAAAATGACATTAGATTCCCTTTGAAGAATGTTGAAATATGCAAGGCTGCCTTAATAAATCTTCTCATTCTtgattatatgtaaatatatcgGTTGAATGTCTTATTTCTCAATACAGTAAGATCTGTGGAATTTGACGTATGCTgctaatattttcttttctacaCTTGTATCTCACAGGCaccctcacaaaaaaaaaaacctcaacacgtttttgtttttttgtgtgctaTTGTGCTTAGCATTTGTACATTTTTGAATATTCCTACTGAAACAAAGGCTTTCTACTTCTCTTGTATCAAAATGCATGATTTTAAAAACAgacattttaaaattgtttattgggagtgagaaaaaaaaataccatttgcAAGTGAAATAATTTTCATGACCTTTTGTGATGTtttcattatatttgtttttgtttttttaagacacTATGAACCAGAATGACTTCAGttctgtttttaattaaaatctttgaaGCAAGAGTAACAGGAACGTATACACGACTTGATGAAGTTTACAGTCTACATCTTTGATAAGGGAAAAATGGTTTGACATGTATACAGTTGCTAATAAAATGTGCTCTATATATTCTATatgatttgtaaatattttatacaacggtacaaataaaatatttttctatcatATTGATGATGTtggaatacattatttatttcctGTTAGCTAATACCTTAACATTTAACATTTGTCAAGCGACGTTGGAAGTGCTGACGTACCTAGGATTTGAGAGCTCAATCATGCTGAAATTACAAGTTTTtcatgctgttatttttttttttattaattttttagttCCCAATAGTTTTAGTAACTTAAAATAACTGCTATTTAGACACCCCAATAAAGCCATAATTGGTAGTTTTATCTTGCTAAAGCGGTCTACATAGAGTTTTTTGTTGAGTTTGGCAAATAAACAAAATTTAAAcagcaaatgaaacaaaaaattaaaaaaacgaaaaggaaaaaaaataaaatcatagcaACATCTAGATTTTAACAGTTGGCAGAGAACAGAATGGTCTGTAGTGTTAAGAGCAGCATCAActtcacaaataataaaaaaagttttaaaaaagctATATAAATCCTTTGCTGCAGGAGGAACTACAGTGCAATGCCAAGCAATGCCTTGCAGGCTTCATCAGGCAGCGAAGGGGTTAAGAAGTTCTAGTTTCAGTGTATGCTTTTGGTGACAGCTGCATTTTGCATGCTTCCGGACATCATGTCTGGTAAGAATGAGAAGGGAGGGTTAACTGCTTCACGGTAGACCGAGAGGGCTTTTTAACGTCCAACACTGATGTTGCAGGTCTTGCAGCTAGGATCTTTCTTTGCATCGGCGGTAGACAAGCTCATTAGCTGGTGACCAATGATTTCTGCAACTGTGCCCAAAGAAAGATCCACAGGGTCAGTGTAAATGACTTCCAAGATTACATCCTGGGCATGGTGAAATACGAGGCCTCCATCCTCTTCAGAGCAGGTCAGAAATTTGTTGTCGTTCAGACTCAATTGAGGGAGGCGCAGCTTGCAAAACTCATCCCCTGGTGATCCCACCGGGGCAATAACCACAATGACGTAGTGATATGCTGTGTACATACAGTAAAAGTCCCCAAAGTACAAGTTGGTGTTTGGGTTGAAGAGTTTTTCAGCGGGCATCTCCACCCTGTACCTCCCGTAGGGTGAATCTTGTGGAGGCTTTCCAGTGTTGAACTCAGTGTTGCAGCTGAAGAAGATTCCTTCCAGTTTGCCACTTATTGGAGAACCATGGCTGCCACTGTTGTCTTTTGACGAAGGCTGCAGGACATTCCCATGATGCTGCCTGAAAAGAGACAAATATTACAGAACATTCAAAAAAAATTCTAACGGTGTTCAGATTGAAATAAAATAAGCTAGTTAGGATGGGGTGGTGCCTAGTTGATAGTGTGCTGTACAGGGCCCATGTATTGTTCATTATTGTACAAGAAGTAAGAATATTCTCAAACAGTGGCACTCACAGAGCTCAAAAGGACACATTGCtacaaaatattacacaaatattaaaacctggggcctgatttattacggatcttaaatgaagaggtatcttatttcagtctcctggacaaaaccatgttacaatgcaaggggtgcaaactagttttctgttttgcacataagttaaatactgattgttttttcatgtagcacacaaatacttgatagcttatttgtacactgaaatttaaagttgatatttgtgtgctacatgaaaaaacagtcagtatttaacttacgtgcaaaactgaaaactagtttgcaccccttgcattgtaacatggttttttgtccaggagactaaaataagatacctcttcatttaagatccttaatg
The nucleotide sequence above comes from Mixophyes fleayi isolate aMixFle1 chromosome 6, aMixFle1.hap1, whole genome shotgun sequence. Encoded proteins:
- the PHYHIPL gene encoding phytanoyl-CoA hydroxylase-interacting protein-like isoform X2; this translates as MEELPVPHNIKISNITCDSFKISWDMDSKSKDRITHYFIDLNKKENKNSNKFKHKDVPTKLVAKAVPLPMTVRGHWFLSPRTEYTVAVQTASKQVDGDYVVSEWSEIIEFCTADYSKVHLTQLMDKAEAIAGRMLKFSVFYRNQHKEYFDYTQQHHGNVLQPSSKDNSGSHGSPISGKLEGIFFSCNTEFNTGKPPQDSPYGRYRVEMPAEKLFNPNTNLYFGDFYCMYTAYHYVIVVIAPVGSPGDEFCKLRLPQLSLNDNKFLTCSEEDGGLVFHHAQDVILEVIYTDPVDLSLGTVAEIIGHQLMSLSTADAKKDPSCKTCNISVGR